GCGCGATAAACTGGTGGAGATGACTCACCTTAACGAGACCATCTACTCCTCGGGCATCGCATCGTCTTATGAAGCGACACAGCACGAAAGTGGTGCCTTCATAAATGATCCCATCCTCGCGAATATTTGTAAGCACAACGTGACGCGCTTTCCCTACGAGATATCCCGACTCGCTCAAGACCTAGCCGGTGGTCTTATGGTCACACTGCCCTCTCAAGCAGATTTCGAGCACGAAACAATTGGCCCAAAACTCGATAAGTACCTTCAGGGTAAAACCTCAGTCAGCACTGAAGATCGGACGAGAATGCTCCGTCTTATCGAAAATATGACTTTAGGGAGAAATGCGGTCGGTTATCTCACAGAGTCAATGCACGGTGCCGGGTCGCCCCAAGCACAGCGCATTCAAGTCCTCAGAGAGACCGACTTTGGAAAAAAACAGTCGCTAGCTAAGCGTCTGGCAGGCATTATCGCCACTGACGCGGATTCCCATTTGGGATAAACGCACCCCAAAAACAACCAAGGTAGTTGTGCAGAGGGCCCTCTATACGAGGGCCTGCCTGGTTTAAACCCTATGTCGCAGTATCACAGCTTTATTCGATCACCCTATTTGCATGCGGCCGCTGCGATCTTTTTCGCCTCGTGCATGAACGCCATGATAAAGGGACTGTCAATCCACGAGAGCGTGATCGTGGTTACGGCTTGGCGCTACTCGCTTGGCGCCTGCTTGGCGATCCTTCTGTGGAGCCTATTTCGGCCCAAGCTTCCGGGGTGGCAGGCAGTGCCGTTTCACTTACTCCGTGGCTTTTTCCAGATCATGTCCGCGGGGCTCTTTTTCTGGGGTGTTTCCGTTATTCCCCTAGCCACCGCCGCCGCCCTAGGACTAACAGGCACCTTGATGGTCGGGCCACTCGCTTGGCTACTTCTGAAAGAGCCCCTCAAGCGCGACGTGATCATCGGAACGCTACTCGGATTCAGTGGCGCGCTTTATATTATTCACTTCGAGGCGAATCTCTTTTCCGCCAATCTCGAGGGACCACTATTTGGTTATCTGGCACCAATCTTTGCGTCGCTGTTTCACTCTGTCTCGGTCGTGCTACTCCGCTTTAGATCCCAGAGCGAGGACCCCATTGTCGTGGCTTTTTTTGCCAACACCTTACCTGCGCTTTACGTATTGCCCATCTTTTTCCTAATGGATATACAGCCACTTGAGGGGCTATTTACCGGCTACGCTATTGCGGCTTTATTAGGGGTCAGCTTTTGGTCTCTGACGACCCTTGCCTACTCGGGCGCTCCCGCCGCAAAGCTTGCGCCGTTCACCTACACGCAGCTTATTTGGTCCGCCCTAATCGGACTCACCCTATTCGGGGAGTGGCCCGGCATAAATACGTGGATAGGCGCATCGATTATTGTTGCCGCTTGCCTCTACGTGATGCGCGCATCCTCATCCAATACAAGCCCGCTTCGCGAGAAAAAATGAGTTTTTGGACACCCATGGCCTCTACGACCGTTGACGGTAGATTCTCAGTGACGGCGACACGCGCTATGTGCGTTGGTCCCGAGGATGTGGAGTTCGTCATGGGGGGCGTGGCCCAAGCGATCGCCATTGATGCGGCTGAAATGGCGACGAATAAACCCATGCTGTGGAGCACAATTCAATTCAACGCAGCCGCTCGAAATCACCAGCTAATTGACGTTGATACCTCGCTACAAAGCGGTGGCAACAGTTTGAGCCAAGTTCGTCTTGATATAAGTGCCGACGGCAAACCCGTGCAATCGATGTTTGCAGCGCTTGGCGCACGCCCCGGCATCTCCAGACAGTTTATCCAGATGCCCGAGGTCGATAGCCCCAAGAACTGCCCCAAAAAGGACGACCCGTTGATACAGACCGACGGAAATCTCATCTTTGAGTTCGATCGACGGACTGCGCTCGAAGATCCTGATGCAGGACTTGAGTACATGTGGATCAAGCCCATTCGCGACATCCCCATCACGTCTGGACTGTTGGCTCTTACGTCAGACTTTATGCTGGGGGCACATCGCAATACTCGCGGGGGCACAAGCCTCGACAACACCCTGCGAATCTTTTCTGTTGAGCCAACGGATTGGATTTTGTGTATTACGCAAATGTCAGGCTTTCGTGAGGGCGTTGCCATGGGCGTCACTCACCAGTTCACCGAGGAAGGGCGTCTGCTGTCGACCTCCAGTCAAACCGGTTTGTTACCGAGACGGTAGGCGAGAGGATCTAGGATGGTCTTCTATCGCGACCCCACCCGTGGGCGTGTTGGTCAGCTAACCGGGAGACGCGAGACCTGTCCTGATTCAAAAACCGAGACTAGGAGCGCTTAGCGAGCGTTTCCAAATTCGCCTCATGCCTGTGCCGGTCAACCGAATAAAGTGACAGGCAGGCGACCATAATCATCCACAATCCAAAAATCACCGGCACATAGAGCCAACCAAATGTCGTCAGCACGGCCTCAGGTACTTGGTCGGGTGTAGCGCCTGCGGGAAATTGGCTGATTGTCAGTAACACCCCTGCAACCGCCGCACCAATACCTTGGGTCACCTTTCTGACAAAGGTCACTGACGCAAAAAAGACACCCTCGCTCCTGCGCTGCGTTTTAATTTCTGCCTCTTCCACCAAGTCCGCAATCATGGAAGAGGAGAGTGTCTGGTAGGCAATAATCAAAGCCACATCTACAACGATAATGCTGAGAACAAGTGGAAAAAGCATTGGGTCACTGTTTTCAGGCATGAGTCCAAGCAAGCGCATGAGAATGGGGGCAGGAGCTACGGTAAATGCCATTAGGCCAATGGTTATTGCGCCGCGTTTTTTACCAAGACGACGCGAGATGGCCGGCGATATAAAAAACGCCATGAGCGCTGAAATCACTACACTCAAGGAGATCAGACCAATCTGTTCAGTGGAAAACCCCCAGAAGAAAGTGGAGAAATAAAAGCTGAGCGTTGTTGAAACACCTGAAGCAACCGCACCAAAAAGCGCGGCCAAGAAAAGCGCGAGAAACGAGCGACTTGCCAGCGTTTCAAACACCTCACGATAGATCAACATCAAACTCAGCTTTCGGGCCGGCGGAGGGGGCTTCAGGTCGGGAATCATTTTGTGGGTGCCCAGTGCCGAAATCATGATGGCCAGAAAGATACTCATTGCCGCAATCGCGCCGACCTGGCCATGCCCCTCAACGTTGAACATGCCATTTTGCACGGTCGCCGTCGGCACCAAAATGAAAATGGTGGCGAAAGCCCCCATGAGCGTACCGCCCGTCCACCCGAAGAAATAGCGGTAGCTCAGCATGCTGGTGCGCTCGTCGTAATCATCGGACATTTCGGCCACTAAAGACGAACTCGGAATCTCGTAGACGGTAATCAAGGTTCTTACCAAGATGGCTATCGTGACGATATAAGGGAAGAGCGCATCGCCCTCAAGACCCGCTGGCGGATTCCATACAAAGTAATACGCCACAGCCGCCGGTATCGCAGCGGCGTACATAAATGGATGGCGCCTACCCCAGCGCGAACGCGTATTATCGGAGAGATACCCAATGAGCGGGTCGCTCAACGCATCCACCATCAGTGCAATCATCAGCGCAAGGCTGACCAAATAAGCACTGACACCCATCACCTGGCTGTAGAAAATCAGGAAAAAATAGTCGAAGCCGTTGCTCTTGACGCCGAAAGCCACCGAACCAAAGCCATAGGCCACTTTGCGCCCTACACTAACGCTTCCCTTTGTCGACATCGATACTCCTCGTCTGGTGACCGTAAGGAGTCGTTGTCACGGCAGTTATTGTTATGGTGACACGCGCCCTCGTTAAGAGAGTACCGAATACAGTTGCCACATAAAAGCACGCCGCACCAACTGAGCGCAGTCGGCGCAACATTGCTGAACGTTGAAAGACACGACGTCCAAATACCCTAAGCACGGTTAATGCACGCTCCAGAATCCGGGTGGCTTGACGCAAAATGAGGGGGTACTCACTTCTGGCTCGAAACTGGCTATTATCAGGGGGTGATTGACTTGAGAACCCCCATGAAACGCCTACTGCTCCCCTTACTTCTGATTTTCAACGCCCCGGCTTTTGCTCAAAGCCTGACACTCAGCGACATCTTCGATAAACCGCCTGTCGTCAATGCTTCGATTCCTACACCCGAGGAAGTCACCGGAGTGCGAGTGGGAGAGCGCCACTGGTATCACTACGAGATCGTGAATTACTTAAACGCCTTAGCAGAGGCGTCACCTCGCATGGTGGCGCTTGGCGAGCATGCGCGCAGCTACGGCGGCAGGCCTCTCGTCAGCTACGCCCTGTCCACACCGGAGAATCTCGCGCGCCTCGACGAGATCAAGCGCGCCCGATCCGCCATTATCGACCCCGAAGCTGACGTAGACCTGAACAGGCAGCCCGCTGTGCTGCATATGATGTACAGCATTCACGGAAACGAGCCAAGTGGTGCAAATGCAACGCCATTAGTCGCCTATTATTTAAACGCTGCCTTGGACGATGCGCTGCTTGCGCAACTCGAAGACGTCGTCATTATCTTCAACCCCATGCTGAATCCTGACGGGCTCGATCGATTTGCTTACTGGAGTAACGCACACCGTGGTGTGAACCCCAGCTTTGATTCAAATGACCGTGAGCACGTTCAGTCAGTACCCAATGGGAGAACCAATTATTATTGGTTTGACCTAAACCGCGACTGGCTGCCTCACCAGCACCCAGAGAGTCGTGGACGGCTGGCTTTATTTCACGAGTGGAAGCCTAATGTGCAGCTGGATTTTCATGAGCAGGGCAGTAACAGCAACTTCTTTTTCATGCCGGGAAAACCCGAGCGCACCAATCCACTAACGCCCAAAATCAACCAGTTACTGACGGCTAAGATTGGCGAGTACCATGCGGCAGCGTTCGATGCTGAGGGAGTTCGCTTTTTTACCGAAGAGGGTTACGACGACTTCTTCATGGGTAAAGGCTCAACCTACCCTGATCTGTTTGGCACCGTAGGCATTTTATTCGAACAACCCTCTTCGCGCGGTGCGGGTCAGAGCACACTTAACGGAGAACTGACCTTCCCATTTAGCATTTCCAATCAATTTAGGGCGTCACTTTCGTCGCTCAAAGCAACCGCTGAGCTCAAAGACGATTTACTGGACTATCAGCGCAATTTCTACGCCAAGCAAAAGCGCTCACGCGGGCATTACCTTGCGAGCACCGAGGGCGATAGCACGCGCTTACAAGAATTCGTACGAATTCTGAAGGGCCATCAGATTGAGGTCGAGACGCTGGCCAACGATGTCACCGCAGAAGGTCAAGTGTTCAAGGCAGGTCAGGCCATTGCCATACCACTCGATCAACCACAGGCGACCTATTTAGAGACGCTCTGGCGAGCGCAGTTGGAATTTGAGGAGAACGTCTTTTACGACGTCTCAACGTGGACACTCCCCTGGGCCTTCAACCTCTCGCATACCCGTGAACCCGTGAGAAACGCAAAGACGAAAGCGCTGGCCCCCTCTGAAGCGGGTCAGGCATTGGCTCTTGCTGAGTCTCCCATTGGCTACCTTATTGACTGGCGTGACGCAAACAGCCCCGCACTGCTTTACGACTTACTCGAAGCAGGCGCCAATGTAAGAGTTGCGAAAGCACCCTTTACGGCACTGACCACCAACGAGGGCGCCGTTAACTTCGGCTATGGTACGCTGTTTGTGGCGCCCGAACTCCAAGAGTCGATTCCAGAGGCGGCGCTGTCGCGGCTGTCCGAGGCAGTTTCAAAAGGCTTAGGTGTTTATCCGGCAGCTAGCAGTTACACGCCCGAGGGAATTGATCTGGGCAGTCGTGACTTTGATGTACTCTCGCTTCCAAACGTCGTCTTAGTTACGGGGCCGGGCACCTCCGCCTATGGCACTGGTGAAATCTGGCACCTTCTCGATACGCGCGTCGATATGCCGATAACGATGGTCGACAGCCATAACCTGAAGCGCGTTGAACTTGATCGATACACGCATGTCATCATGACCACACCACTCCGAGCGGCTGGCGCCACGGCACAACTGGATGCGTTCGTGAAAAACGGTGGCGTGTTGTGGCTACAAGGTGCATCAACGGTGGCTTGGGCAGCAGGCGAGGGTTTGACCGAGGCAACCTGGCGCGAGACGCCTGCACAACGGCAAGCTGCTGAATTGAAACGTGCGAGGAACAACAAGGCGAGCCCCGAAGCTCAAGGTGCCCTGCTCCCAGAGCGCAAGCCTTTCTCAACTGCCTCGGACGAGTACGCCTTTACACTGGTGCGTGGTGCGATCTTGCAGGGCAACCTCGATACCTCACATCCCTTGGGCTACGGCTATACCTCCAGCGAGCTCGCGGTCTTTAGAACCACAAACCGGTTCATGAATCCGTCGTCAAATGCCTATTCTTCACCCATTGTATACACCGATTCGCCCTTGCTGTCGGGTTATATGTCGGAGGAAAATCGGACGCTAGTTGCCAATTCGGCGGGGCTGGTGGTGGATGAGCGAGGGCAAGGTGCCGTCGTTCTCAGTCTGGACAGCCCTACCTTCCGCGCTTTCTGGTGGGGAACTCAGCGATTGCTGGTAAACGGTATCTTCTTCGGCGACCTTCTCGAGGAACCTCGCTAATACAGGGCTCTGAAAGAGAAAAAGACGCCCGCTAAACGGCGCAAGGCACCGCTCACCGCAAAAGTGGGTCATCTGTGGAAAAGTAACCTAGGGTTTACCGGTCTTCTCGGATACCCTGCGGCCGCATAAACGCTGGCAAATATAGCCACGATACTTTTCATGAGGGGGTTCGCCGTGGGCGAGAAAATCAAGGTCGAAAAGCCACTTGTTGTGCTGCACGGCGACGAAATGGCACAAGTCGCATTTACCGAAATATTGGCGCGTTTCGTCTCGCTGCCACTCGATATTGAGCTTGTGGAAATAGATCTCTCTGCACCCAATCGTTTCACGAGTAACGGGAAGGTAATTCACGACGCAATTTCGGCATTGAAAGAGCACGGGGTCGGCATTAAAAATGCGGGCATGACCGTCAACCGTGCGCAGCTTGATGACCTCCTGGCCAAGCACCCTGACATCAAAGAAGCCGAGCTCGACCCACTTGCGACGAAGTCGCCGAATGGCGCCATCCGTAAAGGTATCAGTGGCAACATCACCCGCGAGGATATCGAGTTCAAGAACCTCAAGAGCGTCCGACCCGATTGGATCGGTCGTGACATTGAAGTAGACACCATGGAAACAGGTGGCTTGGACTTCAGTTATAGCGAACTCTCAAACGCCACAGGCGTGGCGAAGGTTGTATTTGTCGGCTCAAGCGGCGACCCGGTTGAACTTCATCGACGCTCGCTAAACAAAGGCGACCCCTGGATGTTGGCTACCAATGATCTTGAGGATGTCAAAGCCTGGGCGCATCGCTTCTTCCAGCGTGCAATTGATGAGCAGCGAGATATTTATCTTGGCCTTAAAGATACGGTCGTTTCTGGCTACGACGGTGTTATGCGCACGGCTATCGAAGAAATTTACGAGCAAGACTACAAAGCAAAGGTTGCGAAGGCAGGTCTTAGCTACCACTACGAACTCATCGATGCACAGGCTGCTCGTATTGTTTCAAACCCACCTGCGCGGGCGCTATGGGGTATACCCGATAACGTGAGCGGCATGAAGCTCTTCAAACTCGTTCAGCAGCTCAAGCGTTATGGTCTCCCCGAGCGCAAAGCGCATGTATCGATATCGAGAATGAGCGCAGGCGGCGGTGACCAGTACGGCAGTTACAACTTGCCAGCACCCGAAAAAGGTGTGATCAAGGTGATCGTCGACGGTGAAGAGAAACACGCCCGCTACGTGGACGAGGGCGACCCCATCCTCTTTATGTCGAACGACCGCGAAGCAATCAAAGACTGGGTTAGCCAAGTCTTTAAAGATGCGGCGGCGAATAAGAAAGAAGTCTATTTCGGTCTGAAGCGAGAGTTCGTCAACTACGACGAAGTTTACAGTTCGATCATTTTAGAGATTCGAAAAGAGCTGGCAGCGCTCGACACCCCCCCACCTTCTTTCATGATCATGCGACCCTCGCGTCAGCTCAGTAAGATGATCTGCGATCCGCCTCGCTGGGGGCTCTACCCTGCCCAAAATCTTGACGGCGATATCTTCTCGGATATATCCGCCGCCCTCGGTGGGAGTCTTGCGACCGCAAGCTCAGCAATTATCAGTAAAGACGGTACTAAGCTGTTCGAAGCACCACACGGAACGGCGCACGATCTCTACATGCGATACCTCGAAACCGAGGGTAAAGAGGCAAACTTCAACTCATCAGCGCTCATTTTTGCCGTCGCCAGTGCGTTAGAGGAACTCGCGTTGAGAGAAGCCAACCAAGCCCTCAACGATTACGCAGAGCGACTCAAAGGGGCTCTCATCGAGACTGTGGCACAAGGCATCATTACGGGTGATTTAAAAGGTAAAACTACTCACCCTGAAAAGGAGCGCATTGTCGACATGAACGGTTTCCTCGATGCGATCGCTAAGAACCTAAAAACCGACTGAGCGCTAGCGGACTGAATTAAAGGTTTGATTAACAGCGGCATAAGACGGGGCGGACCAAACCAAGATGCTCGCTAAAGCACAGAAACGTTAGGGCTCTGTGCTCCGGTTAGCTGTTGGCTTGACCCTCATTGCCTCACCCTAACTGGCTTGACTCTTACTGGCTTGACCCTTCATAGCGCGCAGTAACAGATACAACAGCAGGCCGATCGGTCCGGCCATCAAGGTTAAAAACAGGCACGGAATGACCAGGAAGTGATTGATCTGATGGGACTGACTGTCTCTTAGAATCCATGCGCCGATAAAAAGATCGAATACCAAATAGTGAATCCATCCTGCGAGCAAGAGTGCATCGACGCTAAACAGGGCTTTTACTTCCTCGAGTGTGCCAAAGCCACCCTCTGCAGGTGCCTCTCCTTGGAAGCTAATCATCAAATAGGCATACACCAGACCTAACATGACTGGCGCCACAAGCGAGGGATACAAGCGCCGAGCAAGGTCTGTGGTCGGAGCCACAACTAGCCCCAGCCAACCCAGCATGGCCAAAGCACCGCATAGACTAAAAATTGTTTCGAGTGACATGGGCCTATCCTTATTTTTCACAAACACTTTCAGTGTCACCATAGTAGCTACTGTCGCCAGTTCGAGCGAGACTAGGCGGCTACAAGCCCCCAACGAGAAGGTGCCTCATGAGTATTTCTGAACAGCAACATTCCATCGAAACAGGTTTTGGAAGTAAATCCGAGGCGAGCGAGGTCATGTCGGGCATCGACCTATCAGGAAAAGTGGCCCTGGTGACCGGTGGCTATTCTGGAATTGGTTTTGAAACAGTCAGAGCACTAACAGGTGCCGGCGCAAAAGTTATTGTTCCCTCGCGCGATGTCGATCGCGCTGTGACAACCTTAGACGGTGTCATTGGGGCTGAGCAAATCGGGTTTATGGACCTGAGCGACTTGCCAAGCGTTACGCGTTTTGGCGAGGCTATCGCGGCGAACCATCCAAAAATCGATATTGCCATTTTTAACGCAGGTGTCATGGCCTGCCCGCTGTATCGAACGCAGCAAGGACTTGAGTGGCAGCTAGGTGTCAACCATGTAGGTCATTATGTCCTCTTACAAACCTTGCTACCCGCCCTTCGCGCAGCCCGCGGTGCTCGCTTAGTTACCTTGTCGTCGATCGCACACCGCATGAGTGCGGTCCGCTTCGATGACATGAACTATACCGACCGGGAGTACGACAAATGGCAGGCCTACGGACAAGCTAAATCGGCACAGTCGCTCATGGCCGTTGAGTTGGATCGCCGTGAAGCAGGTAACGGCATCCGCGGCTTTTCTGTGCACCCCGGTGGCATTTTCACCCCGTTGCAACGCCACTTAGGGAATGCAGAGATGGCAGAGTTTGGCTGGACTGATACGGACGGTCGCCCCTCTCCCGTAGCTGAAAAACTGTTCAAAACGACAACGCAGGGCTGCGCAACCTCCCTATGGGCAGCCACCCACAGCTTGCTTGATAATATCGGCGGTGTTTACTGCGAAGACTGCAACGTATCCGACGTGGTTCCCGATGAGAGCAACGCTTTCACTGGCGTGCGGCAATGGGCTATCGATTCAGAAACGGCCCAACGCACTTGGACAGAAACCGAGGCTCTGATAAGTCGTCTGTGACAAAGGTGGTTCATGAAACACTAGGATTTAGGCGTTAAAAAGTATGTCCGCATCACGCCTTTTAGCGCGCACTTTTTCTAAGCTCATTTACGTCGGCGCGTCTTTCAACCGGCGCAGATCGATTCTCTGGGGATTTTGACAAGACAATGAAGATTCAATTCATCTCAACCGGCGGTACGATCGACAAGATCTACTTCGATGCGCTGAGCCAA
The Candidatus Paraluminiphilus aquimaris genome window above contains:
- a CDS encoding isocitrate/isopropylmalate family dehydrogenase; amino-acid sequence: MGEKIKVEKPLVVLHGDEMAQVAFTEILARFVSLPLDIELVEIDLSAPNRFTSNGKVIHDAISALKEHGVGIKNAGMTVNRAQLDDLLAKHPDIKEAELDPLATKSPNGAIRKGISGNITREDIEFKNLKSVRPDWIGRDIEVDTMETGGLDFSYSELSNATGVAKVVFVGSSGDPVELHRRSLNKGDPWMLATNDLEDVKAWAHRFFQRAIDEQRDIYLGLKDTVVSGYDGVMRTAIEEIYEQDYKAKVAKAGLSYHYELIDAQAARIVSNPPARALWGIPDNVSGMKLFKLVQQLKRYGLPERKAHVSISRMSAGGGDQYGSYNLPAPEKGVIKVIVDGEEKHARYVDEGDPILFMSNDREAIKDWVSQVFKDAAANKKEVYFGLKREFVNYDEVYSSIILEIRKELAALDTPPPSFMIMRPSRQLSKMICDPPRWGLYPAQNLDGDIFSDISAALGGSLATASSAIISKDGTKLFEAPHGTAHDLYMRYLETEGKEANFNSSALIFAVASALEELALREANQALNDYAERLKGALIETVAQGIITGDLKGKTTHPEKERIVDMNGFLDAIAKNLKTD
- a CDS encoding DMT family transporter — translated: MSQYHSFIRSPYLHAAAAIFFASCMNAMIKGLSIHESVIVVTAWRYSLGACLAILLWSLFRPKLPGWQAVPFHLLRGFFQIMSAGLFFWGVSVIPLATAAALGLTGTLMVGPLAWLLLKEPLKRDVIIGTLLGFSGALYIIHFEANLFSANLEGPLFGYLAPIFASLFHSVSVVLLRFRSQSEDPIVVAFFANTLPALYVLPIFFLMDIQPLEGLFTGYAIAALLGVSFWSLTTLAYSGAPAAKLAPFTYTQLIWSALIGLTLFGEWPGINTWIGASIIVAACLYVMRASSSNTSPLREKK
- a CDS encoding ABA4-like family protein; the encoded protein is MSLETIFSLCGALAMLGWLGLVVAPTTDLARRLYPSLVAPVMLGLVYAYLMISFQGEAPAEGGFGTLEEVKALFSVDALLLAGWIHYLVFDLFIGAWILRDSQSHQINHFLVIPCLFLTLMAGPIGLLLYLLLRAMKGQASKSQAS
- a CDS encoding oxidoreductase, producing MSISEQQHSIETGFGSKSEASEVMSGIDLSGKVALVTGGYSGIGFETVRALTGAGAKVIVPSRDVDRAVTTLDGVIGAEQIGFMDLSDLPSVTRFGEAIAANHPKIDIAIFNAGVMACPLYRTQQGLEWQLGVNHVGHYVLLQTLLPALRAARGARLVTLSSIAHRMSAVRFDDMNYTDREYDKWQAYGQAKSAQSLMAVELDRREAGNGIRGFSVHPGGIFTPLQRHLGNAEMAEFGWTDTDGRPSPVAEKLFKTTTQGCATSLWAATHSLLDNIGGVYCEDCNVSDVVPDESNAFTGVRQWAIDSETAQRTWTETEALISRL
- a CDS encoding acyl-CoA thioesterase domain-containing protein, encoding MSFWTPMASTTVDGRFSVTATRAMCVGPEDVEFVMGGVAQAIAIDAAEMATNKPMLWSTIQFNAAARNHQLIDVDTSLQSGGNSLSQVRLDISADGKPVQSMFAALGARPGISRQFIQMPEVDSPKNCPKKDDPLIQTDGNLIFEFDRRTALEDPDAGLEYMWIKPIRDIPITSGLLALTSDFMLGAHRNTRGGTSLDNTLRIFSVEPTDWILCITQMSGFREGVAMGVTHQFTEEGRLLSTSSQTGLLPRR
- a CDS encoding M14 family zinc carboxypeptidase, which encodes MKRLLLPLLLIFNAPAFAQSLTLSDIFDKPPVVNASIPTPEEVTGVRVGERHWYHYEIVNYLNALAEASPRMVALGEHARSYGGRPLVSYALSTPENLARLDEIKRARSAIIDPEADVDLNRQPAVLHMMYSIHGNEPSGANATPLVAYYLNAALDDALLAQLEDVVIIFNPMLNPDGLDRFAYWSNAHRGVNPSFDSNDREHVQSVPNGRTNYYWFDLNRDWLPHQHPESRGRLALFHEWKPNVQLDFHEQGSNSNFFFMPGKPERTNPLTPKINQLLTAKIGEYHAAAFDAEGVRFFTEEGYDDFFMGKGSTYPDLFGTVGILFEQPSSRGAGQSTLNGELTFPFSISNQFRASLSSLKATAELKDDLLDYQRNFYAKQKRSRGHYLASTEGDSTRLQEFVRILKGHQIEVETLANDVTAEGQVFKAGQAIAIPLDQPQATYLETLWRAQLEFEENVFYDVSTWTLPWAFNLSHTREPVRNAKTKALAPSEAGQALALAESPIGYLIDWRDANSPALLYDLLEAGANVRVAKAPFTALTTNEGAVNFGYGTLFVAPELQESIPEAALSRLSEAVSKGLGVYPAASSYTPEGIDLGSRDFDVLSLPNVVLVTGPGTSAYGTGEIWHLLDTRVDMPITMVDSHNLKRVELDRYTHVIMTTPLRAAGATAQLDAFVKNGGVLWLQGASTVAWAAGEGLTEATWRETPAQRQAAELKRARNNKASPEAQGALLPERKPFSTASDEYAFTLVRGAILQGNLDTSHPLGYGYTSSELAVFRTTNRFMNPSSNAYSSPIVYTDSPLLSGYMSEENRTLVANSAGLVVDERGQGAVVLSLDSPTFRAFWWGTQRLLVNGIFFGDLLEEPR
- a CDS encoding MFS transporter; translated protein: MSTKGSVSVGRKVAYGFGSVAFGVKSNGFDYFFLIFYSQVMGVSAYLVSLALMIALMVDALSDPLIGYLSDNTRSRWGRRHPFMYAAAIPAAVAYYFVWNPPAGLEGDALFPYIVTIAILVRTLITVYEIPSSSLVAEMSDDYDERTSMLSYRYFFGWTGGTLMGAFATIFILVPTATVQNGMFNVEGHGQVGAIAAMSIFLAIMISALGTHKMIPDLKPPPPARKLSLMLIYREVFETLASRSFLALFLAALFGAVASGVSTTLSFYFSTFFWGFSTEQIGLISLSVVISALMAFFISPAISRRLGKKRGAITIGLMAFTVAPAPILMRLLGLMPENSDPMLFPLVLSIIVVDVALIIAYQTLSSSMIADLVEEAEIKTQRRSEGVFFASVTFVRKVTQGIGAAVAGVLLTISQFPAGATPDQVPEAVLTTFGWLYVPVIFGLWMIMVACLSLYSVDRHRHEANLETLAKRS